The following proteins are co-located in the Streptomyces bottropensis ATCC 25435 genome:
- the def gene encoding peptide deformylase, which yields MRSGSIPGARGRVLPMTLLGDPVLQAPCEEVTEFGPELARLVEDMFATMYDARGVGLAANQVGRSLRVFVYDCPDDEDVRHLGHVVNPRLVSTEGIVLRGPEGCLSLPGLEAGVERYDEAAVEGFTVDGDRVRVWGSGFFARCLQHECDHLEGRVYVDRLSGWRRRRVMRKAARAAWGR from the coding sequence ATGCGAAGCGGCTCGATTCCCGGCGCCCGAGGGCGCGTTCTCCCCATGACACTGCTCGGGGACCCCGTACTGCAGGCGCCCTGTGAAGAGGTGACGGAGTTCGGGCCCGAACTGGCGCGCCTTGTGGAGGATATGTTCGCGACGATGTACGACGCGCGGGGCGTGGGTCTTGCCGCGAACCAGGTGGGCCGGTCGCTGCGGGTGTTCGTATACGACTGTCCGGACGACGAGGACGTACGGCATCTGGGTCATGTCGTGAATCCCCGGCTCGTCTCGACCGAGGGGATCGTACTGCGGGGGCCCGAGGGCTGTCTGTCCCTGCCCGGCCTGGAGGCGGGTGTGGAGCGGTACGACGAGGCCGCCGTGGAGGGGTTCACGGTGGACGGGGACCGGGTGCGGGTGTGGGGGAGCGGGTTCTTCGCGCGGTGTCTCCAGCACGAGTGCGATCACCTTGAGGGCCGGGTGTATGTGGACCGGCTGTCGGGGTGGCGTCGGCGGCGGGTGATGCGGAAGGCCGCCCGAGCGGCGTGGGGGCGGTGA
- a CDS encoding TetR family transcriptional regulator translates to MDTTQRTDQERSADRRRRELLEAADRVVLREGPGASMNAIAAEAGITKPILYRHFGDKSGLYAALAQRHTDALLDALRAALDAPAERRERVEATLDTYLAAIEARPQVYRFLMHPAEAGQPGEQGFDVGKHSAPLLRRMGEELGKVIEDRLDLGPDSHRLARVWGHGIVGMMHAAGDWWLGERPCTRAELVSCLADLLWGRLAAAGDKVGGPGF, encoded by the coding sequence ATGGACACCACGCAGCGGACCGACCAGGAGCGGTCCGCCGACCGTCGTCGGCGCGAGCTGCTGGAGGCCGCGGACAGGGTGGTGCTGCGCGAGGGCCCCGGAGCGTCGATGAACGCCATCGCCGCCGAGGCCGGGATCACCAAGCCGATCCTCTACCGCCACTTCGGCGACAAGAGCGGACTCTACGCCGCTCTCGCCCAGCGCCACACCGACGCCCTCCTCGACGCCCTGCGGGCCGCGTTGGACGCCCCCGCCGAGCGGCGCGAACGCGTCGAGGCGACCCTCGACACCTATCTGGCGGCCATCGAGGCCCGCCCCCAGGTGTACCGCTTCCTCATGCACCCCGCCGAGGCCGGCCAGCCGGGCGAGCAGGGCTTCGACGTCGGCAAGCACTCCGCCCCGCTCCTGCGCCGCATGGGCGAGGAACTCGGCAAAGTCATAGAGGACCGCCTCGATCTCGGCCCCGACAGCCACCGGCTGGCCCGCGTCTGGGGTCACGGCATCGTCGGCATGATGCACGCGGCGGGAGACTGGTGGCTCGGCGAACGCCCCTGCACCCGCGCCGAGTTGGTCAGCTGCCTGGCCGACCTGCTGTGGGGCCGCCTGGCGGCCGCCGGCGACAAGGTCGGCGGCCCGGGTTTCTAG
- a CDS encoding acyl-CoA dehydrogenase family protein, producing MAEFTMELNDEQREVRDWLHGFAADVIRPAAAEWDEREETPWPVIQEAAKVGIYSLDFYAQQYFDPTGLGIPMAMEELFWGDAGIALSIVGTGLAAVGVLANGTEEQIGTWIPQMYGDANDVKVAAFCSSEPDAGSDVASMRTRAVYDEAKDEWVLNGTKTWATNGGIANVHVVVAVVDADLGSKGHASFIVPPNTPGLSQGQKFKKHGIRASHTAEVVLEDVRVPGSCLLGGKEKLDERLARARERAKAGGERLKNAAMATFEASRPAVGAMAVGTARAAYEVALDYAKTREQFGRPIIDNQGVAFQLADMRTSVDAARLLVWRASWMAINGRPFTAAEGSQSKLFASETAKKVTAQAIQILGGNGYTREYPVERMHRDAAIYTIFEGTSEVQRLVIARTLSGMPIR from the coding sequence ATGGCCGAGTTCACCATGGAACTCAACGACGAACAGCGAGAGGTCCGCGACTGGCTCCACGGGTTCGCCGCCGATGTGATCCGCCCCGCGGCCGCCGAGTGGGACGAGCGCGAGGAGACCCCCTGGCCGGTGATCCAGGAGGCCGCCAAGGTCGGCATCTACTCCCTCGACTTCTACGCCCAGCAGTACTTCGACCCCACCGGTCTCGGCATCCCCATGGCCATGGAGGAGCTGTTCTGGGGTGACGCGGGCATCGCCCTGTCCATCGTCGGCACCGGCCTCGCCGCGGTGGGCGTCCTCGCCAACGGCACCGAGGAGCAGATCGGCACCTGGATCCCCCAGATGTACGGGGACGCCAACGATGTCAAGGTCGCCGCGTTCTGCTCCTCCGAGCCCGACGCCGGTTCCGACGTGGCGTCCATGCGCACCCGCGCCGTGTACGACGAGGCCAAGGACGAGTGGGTCCTCAACGGCACCAAAACCTGGGCGACCAACGGCGGCATCGCCAATGTCCACGTCGTCGTCGCCGTGGTCGACGCCGACCTCGGTTCCAAGGGGCACGCCTCCTTCATCGTCCCGCCGAACACGCCCGGTCTGTCGCAGGGCCAGAAGTTCAAGAAGCACGGCATCCGCGCCTCCCACACCGCCGAGGTCGTCCTGGAGGACGTGCGCGTCCCCGGTTCCTGCCTCCTCGGCGGCAAGGAGAAGCTCGACGAGCGCCTGGCGCGGGCCCGCGAGCGGGCGAAGGCCGGCGGTGAGCGGCTGAAGAACGCGGCGATGGCCACGTTCGAGGCGTCACGTCCGGCGGTGGGCGCGATGGCGGTGGGCACCGCCCGTGCCGCGTACGAGGTGGCCCTCGACTACGCCAAGACCCGTGAGCAGTTCGGCCGGCCCATCATCGACAACCAGGGCGTGGCCTTCCAGCTCGCGGACATGCGGACGTCCGTGGACGCGGCGCGGCTGCTGGTGTGGCGGGCCTCCTGGATGGCGATCAACGGCAGGCCGTTCACGGCGGCCGAGGGGTCGCAGTCGAAGCTGTTCGCGAGCGAGACGGCGAAGAAGGTGACGGCGCAGGCGATCCAGATCCTGGGCGGCAACGGGTACACCCGTGAGTACCCGGTCGAGCGGATGCACCGGGACGCGGCCATCTACACCATCTTCGAGGGCACGAGTGAGGTGCAGCGGCTGGTGATCGCTCGGACCTTGTCGGGGATGCCGATTCGGTGA
- a CDS encoding DUF6213 family protein, with amino-acid sequence MNREVTLPLIVDDRGNLQVSAADVSKLLRTVGGRWLHLVEAGEELDEDTVAALTIELAKLADRIDVACIAHSSGGASG; translated from the coding sequence GTGAACCGCGAAGTGACTCTGCCTCTGATCGTCGACGACCGCGGGAACCTGCAGGTGTCTGCGGCCGATGTGAGCAAGCTGCTGCGGACGGTGGGCGGCCGGTGGCTGCACCTGGTGGAGGCGGGTGAGGAACTCGACGAGGACACGGTGGCGGCGCTGACGATCGAACTGGCGAAGCTGGCGGACCGCATCGACGTGGCGTGCATCGCGCACAGCAGCGGCGGTGCCTCCGGCTAG
- a CDS encoding NADP-dependent succinic semialdehyde dehydrogenase, giving the protein MPIATVNPANGETLKTYDAMGEEEIERRLATADTTFRTYRTTSLVERARLMRRAADLLDEDTEDVARVMTTEMGKPIKQARAEAAKCAKAMRWYADHAEVLLTDVEPSAADVKDSGASRVLVRYRPLGPVLAVMPWNFPLWQVIRFAAPALMAGNVGLLKHASNVPQTALYLEDLFRRAGFPEGCFQTLLIGSGAVEDILRDPRVKAATLTGSEPAGRAVASVAGDEVKKTVLELGGSDPYVVMPSADIEKAARTAVTARVQNTGQSCIAAKRFIVHADVYDAFTERFVEAMRALKVGDPLDEDTDVGPLSGERGREDLEALVDEAVESGATVLCGAERPDGPGWFYPPTVLADITPEMRVHQEETFGPVATLYRVADLDEAIAIANDTPFGLSSNVWTEDAAEVERFVRDLDAGAVYVNGMTASHPAFPFGGVKRSGYGRELSGHGIREFCNITTVWHGA; this is encoded by the coding sequence ATGCCCATCGCCACGGTCAACCCGGCGAACGGCGAGACGCTCAAGACGTACGACGCCATGGGCGAGGAGGAGATCGAGCGCCGCCTCGCCACCGCCGACACCACGTTCCGTACGTACCGGACCACGTCCCTCGTGGAACGCGCCCGGCTGATGCGCCGGGCCGCCGACCTCCTCGACGAGGACACCGAGGACGTCGCACGGGTGATGACGACCGAGATGGGCAAGCCCATCAAGCAGGCCCGCGCCGAGGCCGCCAAATGCGCCAAGGCGATGCGCTGGTACGCCGACCACGCAGAGGTGCTGCTCACCGACGTGGAGCCCTCCGCCGCCGACGTGAAGGACTCGGGCGCCTCCCGGGTCCTGGTCCGCTACCGGCCGCTCGGCCCGGTGCTCGCCGTGATGCCGTGGAACTTCCCGCTCTGGCAGGTGATCCGCTTCGCCGCGCCCGCCCTGATGGCCGGCAACGTGGGCCTGCTCAAGCACGCCTCCAACGTCCCGCAGACCGCGCTCTACCTGGAGGACCTCTTCCGGCGGGCGGGTTTCCCCGAGGGTTGCTTCCAGACGCTGCTCATCGGCTCTGGCGCCGTCGAGGACATCCTGCGCGACCCGCGTGTGAAGGCCGCGACCCTCACCGGCAGCGAGCCCGCCGGCCGGGCCGTCGCCTCGGTCGCCGGGGACGAGGTCAAGAAGACGGTCCTGGAACTGGGCGGCAGCGACCCCTACGTGGTGATGCCGTCCGCCGACATCGAGAAGGCGGCCAGGACCGCCGTGACGGCCCGGGTGCAGAACACCGGCCAGTCGTGCATCGCCGCCAAGCGGTTCATCGTGCACGCCGACGTGTACGACGCCTTCACCGAGCGGTTCGTCGAGGCCATGCGGGCGCTGAAGGTGGGCGACCCGCTGGACGAGGACACCGACGTCGGCCCGCTCTCCGGCGAGCGGGGCCGCGAGGACCTGGAGGCACTGGTCGACGAGGCCGTGGAGAGCGGCGCCACCGTGCTGTGCGGCGCCGAACGCCCCGACGGGCCGGGCTGGTTCTACCCGCCGACCGTCCTCGCCGACATCACCCCCGAGATGCGCGTCCACCAGGAGGAGACGTTCGGCCCGGTGGCCACCCTGTACCGGGTCGCCGACCTCGACGAAGCGATCGCGATCGCCAACGACACACCCTTCGGGCTCAGCTCCAACGTGTGGACCGAGGACGCCGCCGAGGTCGAACGGTTCGTCCGGGACCTGGACGCGGGTGCGGTCTACGTCAACGGCATGACCGCCTCCCACCCGGCGTTCCCGTTCGGCGGGGTCAAGCGGTCCGGTTACGGGCGTGAGCTGTCCGGACACGGAATCCGGGAGTTCTGCAACATCACCACCGTGTGGCACGGCGCGTGA
- a CDS encoding NUDIX domain-containing protein, translating to MTTFKRSAGLLLHRRTEHGVEVLLGHMGGPYFAHRDAGAWSVPKGEYEPDEPAWDAARREFQEELGLVPPDGEAVPLGEVQQKNGKIVTVWAIEADLDPATVVPGTFRMEWPPRSGRIQEFPELDRVEWLTVERARAVLVPAQAAFLDRLTEHSD from the coding sequence TTGACCACTTTCAAGCGCAGCGCCGGACTGCTGCTGCACCGCCGCACCGAGCACGGCGTCGAGGTCCTGCTCGGCCACATGGGCGGCCCGTACTTCGCGCACAGGGACGCGGGCGCCTGGAGCGTGCCCAAGGGCGAGTACGAGCCGGACGAGCCCGCCTGGGACGCGGCCCGCCGGGAGTTCCAGGAGGAGCTGGGGCTGGTGCCGCCCGACGGGGAGGCCGTACCGCTGGGCGAGGTCCAGCAGAAGAACGGCAAGATCGTCACGGTGTGGGCGATCGAGGCGGACCTCGACCCCGCGACCGTCGTACCGGGCACCTTCCGCATGGAGTGGCCGCCGAGGTCGGGGCGGATCCAGGAGTTCCCGGAGCTGGACCGCGTGGAGTGGCTCACCGTCGAACGGGCCCGGGCCGTGCTCGTCCCGGCGCAGGCGGCGTTTCTCGACCGTCTCACGGAGCACTCGGACTGA
- a CDS encoding ATP-dependent DNA ligase, which produces MLFARLARVSQEIAATSARSRKTALLADLFRDAEEADVPIVIPYLAGRLPQGRLGIGWKVLDQQIPPATTPTLTVREVDARLTVIGAVSGPGSQTERRRLVGELLTAATEDEQRYLFGLLTGEVRQGALDALAVEGLAGATGAPAGDVRRAVMLAGSLQTVAQALLAEGPSALAGFRLTVGRPVLPMLAHSASCVAEAVAKLSVCAVEEKLDGIRVQVHRDGEDVRLYTRTLDDITDRLPELTAAALELRGERFILDGEVIAFDETGRPRSFQETAGRVGSRLDVTTAAEQIPVSPVFFDALSVDGQDLLDLPFTDRHAVLARLVPEPMRVRRTLVAGPDDLPEAERFLADTLARGHEGVVLKALDAPYSAGRRGASWLKVKPVHTLDLVVLAAEWGHGRRTGRLSNLHLGARTADGSFAMLGKTFKGMTDALLAWQTERLRELAVEEHRWGVTVRPELVVEIAYDGLQRSTRYPAGVTLRFARVIRYRDDKTPAEADTVETLLAAHPEVTR; this is translated from the coding sequence ATGCTCTTCGCCCGGCTCGCCCGCGTGTCGCAAGAGATCGCCGCCACCTCGGCCCGGTCCCGCAAGACGGCCCTGCTCGCCGACCTCTTCCGGGACGCCGAGGAGGCGGACGTGCCGATCGTCATCCCCTACCTCGCGGGCCGCCTGCCCCAGGGCCGCCTGGGCATCGGCTGGAAGGTCCTCGACCAGCAGATCCCACCGGCCACCACCCCCACCCTCACGGTCCGGGAGGTCGACGCCCGGCTGACGGTGATCGGCGCGGTCAGCGGACCCGGTTCGCAGACCGAACGCCGGCGTCTGGTCGGCGAGTTGCTGACGGCGGCCACCGAGGACGAGCAGCGCTACCTGTTCGGCCTGCTCACCGGCGAGGTCCGCCAGGGCGCCCTGGACGCACTGGCCGTGGAGGGCCTGGCCGGGGCCACCGGCGCGCCCGCGGGCGACGTACGGCGGGCGGTGATGCTGGCGGGTTCGCTGCAGACCGTGGCCCAGGCCCTGCTCGCGGAAGGCCCCTCGGCCCTCGCGGGGTTCCGGCTCACCGTCGGCCGACCCGTCCTGCCGATGCTCGCGCACAGCGCGTCCTGCGTCGCGGAGGCCGTGGCGAAACTGAGCGTGTGCGCGGTCGAGGAGAAGCTGGACGGCATCCGCGTCCAGGTCCACCGCGACGGCGAAGACGTACGTCTGTACACCCGCACCCTGGACGACATCACCGACCGGCTGCCCGAACTCACCGCGGCCGCACTGGAGTTGCGGGGCGAAAGGTTCATCCTGGACGGAGAGGTGATCGCGTTCGACGAGACCGGCCGCCCCCGCTCCTTCCAGGAGACCGCCGGGCGCGTCGGCTCCCGGCTGGACGTGACGACGGCCGCCGAACAGATCCCCGTCTCGCCGGTCTTCTTCGACGCGCTCTCCGTGGACGGCCAGGACCTCCTCGACCTCCCCTTCACCGACCGCCACGCCGTACTCGCCCGTCTCGTACCCGAGCCCATGCGGGTCCGCCGCACCCTCGTGGCCGGCCCGGACGACCTGCCCGAGGCGGAACGCTTCCTCGCCGACACCCTGGCACGCGGCCACGAGGGTGTCGTCCTCAAGGCCCTCGACGCCCCCTACAGCGCGGGCCGGCGCGGCGCGTCCTGGCTGAAGGTCAAGCCGGTGCACACCCTCGATCTGGTGGTCCTGGCCGCGGAGTGGGGCCACGGCCGCCGCACGGGCAGGCTCTCCAACCTCCATCTCGGCGCCCGCACCGCCGACGGCTCCTTCGCCATGCTCGGCAAGACCTTCAAGGGCATGACCGACGCCCTGCTGGCCTGGCAGACCGAACGGCTGAGGGAGCTGGCCGTGGAGGAGCACCGCTGGGGCGTGACCGTACGGCCCGAACTCGTCGTCGAGATCGCCTACGACGGGCTGCAGCGCTCCACCCGCTACCCGGCCGGCGTCACCCTCCGCTTCGCCCGGGTGATCCGCTATCGCGACGACAAGACCCCCGCGGAAGCCGATACGGTCGAGACCCTGCTCGCCGCACACCCCGAGGTGACGCGTTGA
- a CDS encoding NAD(P)/FAD-dependent oxidoreductase has protein sequence MTEQYEVIVIGGGAAGLSAALVLGRARRHTLVVDAGEPRNAPAAHIQGFLSRDGMPPAEFLAVGREEIARYGVEVVRGRAVDVTRNDDGGSFTVTLADGRAVRARRLVVATGLKDELPAVPGVAERFGRDVLHCPYCHGWEVRDQPFGVLATTPMSVHQALMVSQWSKDVTLFLHEVAEGDLSDDDLRRLVAAGVSVVPGVVADLVVEDDHLTGVRLADGSTHARSVLFTAPRPLPRTGLLEKLGADLDETPFGAYPVIDPTGRTTVPGVWAVGNAMGFSEQVVNAASSGYRAGATINGDLLMTDLDAATPR, from the coding sequence ATGACCGAGCAGTACGAAGTGATCGTCATCGGCGGCGGCGCGGCGGGGCTCTCCGCCGCCCTGGTCCTCGGCCGGGCCCGGCGCCACACGCTGGTCGTCGACGCGGGCGAGCCCCGCAACGCGCCCGCCGCGCACATTCAGGGCTTTCTGTCGCGGGACGGGATGCCGCCGGCGGAGTTCCTGGCCGTCGGCCGGGAGGAGATCGCCCGCTACGGCGTCGAGGTGGTCCGGGGCCGGGCGGTGGACGTGACCCGGAACGACGACGGCGGGAGTTTCACCGTGACCCTCGCCGACGGCCGTGCCGTGCGCGCCCGGCGCCTGGTCGTCGCCACCGGCCTCAAGGACGAACTCCCGGCCGTCCCCGGCGTCGCCGAACGTTTCGGCCGGGACGTCCTGCACTGCCCCTACTGCCACGGCTGGGAGGTCCGCGACCAGCCCTTCGGCGTCCTCGCCACCACCCCGATGAGCGTGCACCAGGCCCTGATGGTCTCCCAGTGGTCCAAGGACGTGACCCTGTTCCTGCACGAGGTCGCCGAGGGCGATCTCTCCGACGACGACCTGCGCCGTCTCGTGGCGGCCGGGGTGTCGGTGGTCCCCGGAGTGGTCGCGGACCTGGTGGTGGAGGACGACCACCTCACGGGCGTCAGGCTCGCCGACGGCTCGACCCACGCCCGCTCGGTGCTCTTCACCGCGCCCCGGCCTCTCCCGCGGACCGGCCTGCTGGAGAAACTGGGCGCCGACCTGGACGAGACCCCCTTCGGCGCCTATCCGGTCATCGACCCGACGGGCCGGACCACGGTCCCGGGTGTCTGGGCCGTCGGCAACGCGATGGGCTTCTCCGAACAGGTCGTCAACGCGGCCTCCTCGGGCTACCGAGCAGGCGCGACGATCAACGGGGACCTCCTGATGACGGACCTGGACGCGGCGACCCCGCGATAG
- a CDS encoding helix-turn-helix domain-containing protein, with product MSDTSADASGSDEVLAGVGPRLRRIRKEREATLAGLSEATGISVSTLSRLESGLRRPSLELLLPIARAHQVPLDELIGEPPVGDPRVRSKPIQRHGRTYWPLTRQPGGLQAFKVLVPQSKQEPEPRTHEGYEWLYVMSGKLRVVLGDHDVVMVAGEAAEFDTRVPHWFGSTGEGPVEFLSLFGPQGERMHVRARPTRA from the coding sequence ATGAGTGACACGAGTGCGGACGCGAGCGGCTCGGACGAGGTCCTGGCCGGGGTCGGGCCCCGGCTGCGGCGGATCCGGAAGGAGCGGGAGGCGACGCTGGCCGGGCTGTCGGAGGCGACCGGCATCTCGGTGAGCACGTTGTCGCGGCTGGAGTCGGGGCTGCGCAGGCCCAGCCTGGAGCTGTTGCTGCCGATCGCGCGGGCCCACCAGGTGCCGCTGGACGAACTGATCGGGGAGCCGCCGGTCGGCGACCCCCGGGTGCGGTCGAAGCCGATCCAGCGGCACGGGCGGACGTACTGGCCGCTGACCCGGCAGCCGGGCGGCCTCCAGGCCTTCAAGGTGCTCGTGCCCCAGTCGAAGCAGGAGCCGGAGCCGCGCACGCACGAGGGCTACGAGTGGCTGTATGTGATGTCCGGGAAACTCCGGGTCGTGCTCGGCGACCATGATGTGGTGATGGTCGCCGGGGAGGCCGCCGAGTTCGACACCCGGGTCCCGCACTGGTTCGGTTCGACGGGGGAGGGGCCGGTGGAGTTCCTCAGCCTCTTCGGGCCTCAGGGGGAGCGGATGCACGTACGGGCGCGGCCCACGCGTGCGTGA
- a CDS encoding NADPH:quinone oxidoreductase family protein, whose product MQAWQVHENGEPGEVMRLQDVERPTPGDGQVLLKVRAANINFPDALMCRGHYQVRPPLPFTPGVEICGETEDGRRVIANPALPYGGFAEYAVADAAALLPAPEALDDAEAAALHIGYQTAWFALHRRARLEAGETLLVHAAAGGVGSAAVQLGKASGATVIGVVGGADKAAVARELGCDVVIDRRSEDVVSAVKEATSGRGADVIYDPVGGEAYTQSTKVVAFEGRIVVVGFASGTIPSPGLNHALVKNYSILGLHWGLYNTKNPKLVQHCHEQLTELAARGVVKPLVSERAPLDGAAAAVQRVADGVTTGRVVVVPALENGAAA is encoded by the coding sequence ATGCAGGCATGGCAAGTGCACGAGAACGGCGAGCCGGGCGAGGTGATGCGGCTCCAGGACGTGGAGCGGCCCACGCCCGGTGACGGCCAGGTCCTGCTGAAGGTGCGCGCCGCGAACATCAACTTCCCCGATGCCCTGATGTGCCGCGGGCACTACCAGGTCAGGCCGCCGCTGCCGTTCACGCCCGGCGTGGAGATCTGCGGAGAGACCGAGGACGGCCGCCGGGTCATCGCCAACCCGGCCCTGCCGTACGGCGGTTTCGCCGAGTACGCGGTCGCCGACGCCGCCGCGCTGCTGCCCGCCCCCGAGGCGCTGGACGACGCCGAGGCGGCGGCCCTGCACATCGGCTATCAGACGGCGTGGTTCGCACTGCACCGCCGGGCCCGCCTCGAAGCGGGGGAGACCCTGCTCGTCCACGCTGCCGCGGGAGGGGTCGGCAGCGCGGCCGTGCAGCTCGGCAAGGCCTCCGGGGCGACCGTCATCGGCGTCGTCGGCGGCGCCGACAAGGCCGCGGTGGCCCGGGAGCTGGGCTGTGACGTGGTGATCGACCGGCGGAGCGAGGACGTCGTCTCCGCCGTGAAGGAAGCCACCTCGGGCCGGGGCGCGGATGTGATCTACGACCCCGTGGGCGGCGAGGCCTACACGCAGTCGACCAAGGTCGTCGCCTTCGAGGGGCGCATCGTGGTCGTCGGTTTCGCCAGCGGGACGATCCCCAGCCCCGGCCTCAACCACGCCCTCGTCAAGAACTACTCGATCCTCGGCCTGCACTGGGGCCTGTACAACACCAAGAACCCCAAGCTGGTCCAGCACTGCCACGAGCAGCTCACCGAGCTGGCCGCCCGGGGCGTCGTCAAGCCGCTGGTGAGCGAGCGCGCGCCGCTGGACGGGGCCGCGGCCGCCGTGCAGCGCGTCGCGGACGGCGTCACCACGGGCCGGGTCGTCGTCGTACCCGCGCTGGAGAACGGAGCCGCCGCATGA
- a CDS encoding acyl-CoA dehydrogenase family protein, with amino-acid sequence MTDAADLRRRTAELLAAYPPATTDRLDFLRARFDAGLAWVHYPEGLGGLGAPRSLQAVVDADLEAEGAPDNDPRRIGIGLGMAAPTILAYGTEEQKRTFLRPLWTGEEVWCQLFSEPGAGSDLAALGTRAVREGDGDWVVDGQKVWTSSAHVARWAILIARTDPDVPKHRGITYFLCDMTDPGIEVRPLRQVTGEAEFNEVFITGVRIPDSRRLGDVGDGWKVAQTTLNNERVAIGGMRLPREGGMIGPVARTWRERPELRTHDLHQRLLKLWVEAEAARLTAERLRQQLVAGQPGPEGAGMKLAFARLNQEISGLEVELRGEEGLLYDDWTMRRPELVDFVGRDAGYRYLRSKGNSIEGGTTEVLLNIVAERVLGLPSEPRTDKDVAWKDLAR; translated from the coding sequence ATGACCGACGCAGCCGACCTCAGGCGCCGCACGGCCGAGTTGCTGGCCGCGTATCCACCCGCGACGACGGACCGCCTGGACTTCCTGCGCGCCCGCTTCGACGCCGGACTCGCCTGGGTGCACTACCCCGAGGGTCTCGGCGGACTCGGCGCCCCGCGCTCCCTGCAGGCCGTGGTGGACGCGGACCTGGAGGCCGAGGGCGCCCCCGACAACGACCCGCGCCGCATCGGCATCGGCCTCGGCATGGCCGCGCCCACGATCCTCGCCTACGGCACCGAGGAGCAGAAGCGCACGTTCCTGCGCCCGCTGTGGACGGGTGAGGAGGTCTGGTGCCAGCTGTTCAGCGAGCCCGGCGCCGGCTCCGACCTCGCCGCGCTCGGCACCCGAGCCGTCCGGGAGGGCGACGGCGACTGGGTCGTCGACGGCCAGAAGGTCTGGACGTCCAGCGCCCATGTCGCCCGCTGGGCCATCCTCATCGCCCGCACCGACCCGGACGTGCCCAAGCACCGGGGCATCACCTACTTCCTCTGCGACATGACCGACCCCGGCATCGAGGTCCGGCCGCTGCGCCAGGTGACCGGCGAGGCCGAGTTCAACGAGGTGTTCATCACCGGCGTCCGCATCCCGGACTCCCGTCGCCTCGGAGACGTCGGCGACGGCTGGAAGGTCGCGCAGACCACGCTCAACAACGAGCGTGTCGCCATCGGCGGCATGCGGCTGCCCCGTGAAGGCGGCATGATCGGGCCGGTCGCCAGGACCTGGCGCGAACGTCCCGAACTGCGCACCCACGATCTCCACCAGCGGCTGTTGAAGCTCTGGGTCGAGGCCGAGGCCGCCCGGCTCACCGCCGAGCGGCTGCGCCAGCAGCTCGTCGCCGGACAGCCCGGCCCCGAGGGCGCCGGCATGAAGCTCGCCTTCGCCCGCCTCAACCAGGAGATCAGCGGCCTGGAGGTGGAACTCCGGGGCGAGGAAGGGCTGTTGTACGACGACTGGACCATGCGGCGCCCCGAGCTGGTCGACTTCGTCGGCCGCGACGCCGGCTACCGCTACCTCCGCTCCAAGGGCAACAGCATCGAGGGCGGGACCACCGAGGTTCTGCTGAACATCGTCGCCGAGCGCGTCCTGGGCCTGCCCAGTGAACCGCGCACCGACAAGGACGTCGCCTGGAAGGACCTCGCCCGATGA